One part of the Brevundimonas subvibrioides ATCC 15264 genome encodes these proteins:
- a CDS encoding response regulator: MTARILIIEDEALVAMELRFVLEDLGHDVIGTVADARAARAMAAETDIDLALVDIHLQDGPTGIELGRELGQEQGVTVLFMTANPGMVRDGVAGTIGVLTKPTDERAVQTAVDYALRRRQGRPVEYAPPELQLFA; encoded by the coding sequence ATGACTGCGCGTATCCTGATCATCGAGGACGAGGCCCTTGTGGCCATGGAACTCCGCTTCGTGCTGGAGGACCTGGGTCACGACGTGATCGGAACCGTGGCCGATGCCCGCGCCGCGCGCGCCATGGCGGCCGAGACCGACATCGATCTGGCCCTGGTCGACATCCACCTTCAGGACGGGCCCACCGGAATTGAGCTGGGCCGCGAGCTGGGCCAGGAACAGGGCGTGACCGTTCTGTTCATGACGGCAAACCCGGGCATGGTGCGTGACGGCGTGGCCGGCACGATCGGTGTCCTGACCAAGCCGACCGACGAGCGCGCCGTCCAGACGGCCGTCGACTACGCCCTGCGCCGACGCCAGGGGCGGCCGGTCGAGTACGCCCCGCCGGAGCTGCAGCTGTTCGCGTGA
- a CDS encoding BLUF domain-containing protein, with the protein MSSSSITQLLYRSESLIGADSALQMSDILVEARPNNARSDITGILTAVGGRFVQIVEGPAEAIDDLLDRLVRDPRHRALTVLDRRTAETRQFGDWDMVSPRLAPTELGLMTLLLENDKAGIDDYAGVLTSAVRHQEAVLEGRRPRHGFTTITPDVRHQSSRPPKATG; encoded by the coding sequence GTGAGTTCGTCGTCCATTACCCAGCTCCTTTACCGGAGCGAGAGCCTGATCGGGGCCGACAGCGCCCTGCAGATGTCCGACATCCTGGTCGAGGCGCGTCCGAACAACGCCCGCAGCGACATCACGGGTATCCTGACCGCCGTGGGCGGCCGCTTCGTTCAGATCGTCGAAGGCCCGGCCGAGGCGATCGACGACCTGCTGGACCGGCTGGTCCGGGATCCCCGCCATCGCGCCCTGACCGTGCTGGATCGCAGGACGGCGGAAACCCGACAGTTCGGCGACTGGGACATGGTCAGTCCGCGCCTTGCGCCCACCGAGCTGGGCCTGATGACCCTGCTGCTCGAGAACGACAAGGCGGGCATCGACGACTACGCCGGGGTCCTGACATCGGCGGTCCGCCATCAGGAGGCGGTCCTGGAGGGACGTCGTCCGCGGCACGGCTTCACCACAATCACCCCCGACGTCCGGCATCAGTCCAGCCGGCCGCCGAAGGCAACCGGCTAG
- the trxB gene encoding thioredoxin-disulfide reductase, which yields MSHPQTTRVAIIGSGPAGWTAAIYAARASLNPVVIAGIQPGGQLTITTDVENYPGFAESIQGPWLMEQMKAQAIHVGTEIIEDIVVSCDLSQRPFRLKLDSGAEILAETVIISTGAQAKWLGLESEAKYQGFGVSACATCDGFFYRGKEVVVVGGGNTAVEEALFLTNFASKVTVVHRKDEFRAEKILQDRLFANPKVEVVWDHQVDEILGHNDGVASNVTGVRLKNAKTGQTHERACDGVFIAIGHAPSSELFLGQLETKQGGYLVVKPGTTSTNVEGCYAAGDVTDDVYRQAVTAAGMGCMAALEAVRFLAEEYHARAHNPISHHEAEKIGAW from the coding sequence ATGAGCCATCCACAAACCACCCGCGTCGCCATCATCGGTTCCGGCCCCGCCGGCTGGACCGCCGCCATCTATGCCGCGCGCGCCAGCCTGAACCCCGTCGTGATCGCCGGCATCCAGCCGGGCGGCCAGCTGACCATCACCACCGACGTCGAGAACTATCCCGGCTTCGCCGAGTCCATCCAGGGCCCCTGGCTGATGGAGCAGATGAAGGCCCAGGCGATCCACGTGGGCACCGAGATCATCGAGGACATCGTGGTGTCCTGCGACCTGTCACAGCGGCCCTTCCGCCTGAAGCTGGACAGCGGCGCCGAGATCCTGGCCGAGACCGTGATCATCTCCACCGGGGCCCAGGCCAAGTGGCTGGGTCTGGAGTCCGAGGCGAAATACCAGGGCTTCGGCGTCAGCGCCTGCGCGACCTGCGACGGCTTCTTCTATCGCGGCAAGGAGGTCGTGGTGGTCGGCGGGGGCAACACGGCCGTCGAGGAGGCGCTGTTCCTGACCAACTTCGCGTCCAAGGTGACGGTTGTGCACCGGAAGGACGAGTTCCGCGCCGAGAAGATCCTGCAGGACCGGCTGTTCGCCAATCCCAAGGTCGAGGTGGTCTGGGACCACCAGGTCGACGAGATCCTGGGCCACAACGACGGCGTGGCGTCGAACGTCACCGGGGTGCGGCTGAAGAACGCTAAAACCGGCCAGACGCACGAGCGCGCCTGCGACGGCGTCTTCATCGCCATCGGCCATGCGCCGTCGTCAGAGCTGTTCCTGGGCCAGCTGGAGACCAAGCAGGGCGGCTATCTGGTCGTGAAGCCGGGGACCACGTCCACGAACGTGGAAGGTTGCTATGCCGCCGGCGACGTCACCGACGACGTCTATCGCCAGGCCGTCACCGCCGCCGGCATGGGCTGTATGGCCGCTCTGGAAGCGGTCCGCTTTCTGGCCGAGGAATACCACGCCCGCGCCCACAATCCGATCAGTCACCATGAGGCGGAGAAGATCGGGGCCTGGTGA
- a CDS encoding mitochondrial fission ELM1 family protein, giving the protein MENQALGLAEAIARLTPADITVKRFRWRRAFDWLPVRLKALWMLDPAGDAPFPDVSGPWPDLWIATGRATLPLSLVARQRSGGRTFVVQTQDPRMDPAAFDRVVAPAHDGLTGPNVVAITGSPHRITPDTLDAAAPDFAGRLSPLPRPRVAVLIGGTSRAFDLTEDHALALADRIEAAVREAGGSLMLTFSRRTPAVARSAMSLRLSDLPGWIWDGTEPNPLFAFLEAADHILVTEDSANMAAEAASTGKPVHVLPMIARRAPGKFAQLHADLQARGAARPFDGTLETWSYAPLAETDRAARAVLAGMKRI; this is encoded by the coding sequence ATGGAAAATCAGGCGCTGGGTCTCGCCGAGGCGATCGCGCGCCTGACGCCCGCCGACATCACCGTGAAACGCTTCCGGTGGCGGCGCGCGTTCGACTGGCTGCCGGTCCGCCTCAAGGCTCTGTGGATGCTGGATCCGGCCGGCGATGCGCCGTTCCCGGACGTCTCCGGGCCCTGGCCCGATCTGTGGATCGCCACCGGCCGGGCGACCCTGCCGCTGTCGCTGGTGGCTCGGCAACGCAGTGGAGGCCGGACGTTCGTCGTCCAGACCCAGGATCCCCGCATGGACCCGGCCGCCTTCGATCGGGTCGTGGCGCCCGCCCACGACGGCCTGACCGGGCCCAACGTCGTCGCCATCACCGGGTCGCCGCACCGGATCACGCCGGACACCCTCGACGCCGCGGCGCCGGACTTCGCCGGGCGCCTGTCACCCCTGCCCCGGCCGCGCGTGGCGGTCCTGATCGGCGGCACGTCCCGCGCGTTCGACCTGACCGAGGATCACGCCCTGGCCCTGGCCGACCGGATCGAGGCGGCGGTGCGGGAGGCCGGGGGATCGCTGATGCTGACCTTCTCGAGACGCACGCCGGCCGTGGCGCGGTCGGCGATGAGCCTGCGCCTGTCGGACCTGCCCGGCTGGATCTGGGACGGCACCGAGCCCAATCCGCTGTTCGCCTTTCTGGAAGCGGCCGATCACATCCTGGTCACGGAGGACAGCGCCAACATGGCCGCCGAGGCCGCCTCGACCGGCAAGCCCGTGCACGTCCTGCCCATGATCGCGCGCAGGGCCCCCGGCAAGTTCGCGCAGCTTCACGCCGATCTGCAGGCGCGCGGGGCCGCGCGACCGTTCGACGGGACGCTGGAGACCTGGTCCTATGCGCCGCTGGCCGAGACCGACCGCGCCGCGCGCGCGGTGCTGGCAGGGATGAAGCGGATCTAG
- the greA gene encoding transcription elongation factor GreA, giving the protein MEKVPMTAEGYRSLDDQLKQLKSVERPSVIAAISEAREHGDLSENAEYHAAKERQGWIEGSIAEIEDKISRAQVIDVSKLSGDQVKFGATVTVVDEDTEEEGRYQIVGEHEADVKKGKISISSPIARAMISKAVGDTVEVNTPGGVKAYEILKVEWK; this is encoded by the coding sequence ATGGAAAAAGTGCCGATGACGGCCGAGGGCTACCGCTCCCTCGACGATCAGCTTAAGCAATTGAAGTCGGTGGAACGTCCCAGCGTGATCGCGGCCATTTCGGAGGCCCGCGAGCACGGCGACCTGTCCGAGAACGCCGAATATCATGCCGCGAAGGAGCGTCAGGGCTGGATCGAGGGCTCGATCGCGGAGATCGAGGACAAGATCAGCCGCGCCCAGGTGATCGACGTGTCCAAACTCAGCGGTGACCAGGTCAAGTTCGGTGCCACGGTGACCGTGGTCGACGAGGACACCGAGGAAGAGGGTCGCTACCAGATCGTCGGCGAACACGAAGCCGATGTGAAGAAGGGCAAGATCTCGATCTCCTCGCCCATCGCGCGCGCCATGATCTCCAAGGCCGTCGGCGACACCGTCGAGGTCAACACGCCCGGCGGCGTGAAGGCCTACGAAATCCTCAAGGTCGAGTGGAAGTAG
- a CDS encoding glutathione S-transferase family protein, with protein MIIVHHLNNSRSQRVLWLLEEMGLPYEVKRYERDAKTMLAPPELRAIHPLGKSPVIQDGDIVVAETGAIVEYLLEAYPGRGLKPAPGTPDGRRFTYWLHYAEGSAMTPLLLKLVFGALPTRSPGLIRPLVKAISNKAQTGFIDPQIASHTTYWEAELGKSAWFAGDSFSAADIMMSFPLEAGASRAPYGPDKPRLTAFLSTIHARPAYQRALERGGPYAYA; from the coding sequence ATGATCATCGTCCATCACCTGAACAACTCCCGCTCCCAGCGCGTGCTGTGGCTGCTGGAGGAGATGGGCCTGCCCTATGAGGTGAAACGCTACGAGCGGGACGCGAAGACGATGCTGGCCCCGCCCGAGCTTCGCGCCATCCACCCCCTGGGCAAGTCGCCGGTGATCCAGGACGGCGACATTGTCGTGGCCGAGACGGGCGCCATCGTGGAGTATCTGCTCGAGGCCTATCCGGGACGGGGTCTGAAGCCTGCGCCCGGCACGCCCGACGGTCGCCGCTTCACCTACTGGCTGCACTATGCGGAGGGGTCGGCCATGACGCCCCTGCTGCTGAAGCTGGTTTTCGGGGCCCTGCCGACGCGGTCGCCCGGCCTGATCCGGCCGCTGGTCAAGGCGATCTCGAACAAGGCGCAGACGGGGTTCATCGATCCCCAGATCGCCAGCCACACGACATACTGGGAGGCCGAACTGGGCAAGTCCGCCTGGTTCGCGGGCGACAGCTTCAGCGCGGCGGACATCATGATGAGCTTTCCGCTGGAGGCCGGGGCCAGCCGCGCGCCCTATGGCCCGGACAAGCCCCGGCTGACGGCCTTCCTCAGCACCATCCATGCGCGGCCGGCCTATCAGCGCGCGCTGGAGCGCGGGGGTCCCTACGCCTACGCGTGA
- the selD gene encoding selenide, water dikinase SelD, translating to MSTSEPRLTSLAHGGGCGCKLSPGVLRDILAGMPQAAAFANLMVGTETSDDAAVWRLNDTQALVATTDFFMPVVDDPFEFGRIAATNALSDVYAMGGRPILALALVGMPVNLLSTDTIGRILAGGASVCADAGIPVAGGHSIDSVEPIYGLVALGLVHPDRVRTNRGAQAGDVLILTKGLGVGVLSAALKQERLDDAGYATMIGSTTQLNAVGADLADVDAVHAMTDVTGFGLLGHALEMARGSGLAVDIQADAVPLLDGVEGLARDGVRTGASGRNWNSYSAGVSLPHGFDGWRRDLLTDPQTSGGLLVAVAPDAAGRVLDQVRAAGFTRAAIVGRVVEGAGVQVV from the coding sequence ATGAGCACGTCCGAACCCCGCCTCACCAGTCTCGCCCACGGCGGCGGATGCGGCTGCAAGCTGTCCCCCGGCGTCCTGCGCGACATCCTGGCCGGAATGCCGCAGGCGGCTGCCTTCGCCAATCTGATGGTCGGGACCGAGACCAGCGACGACGCGGCCGTTTGGCGGCTGAACGACACCCAGGCGCTGGTGGCGACCACGGACTTCTTCATGCCGGTGGTGGACGATCCCTTCGAGTTCGGCCGGATCGCCGCCACCAACGCCCTGTCCGACGTCTACGCCATGGGCGGGCGGCCGATCCTGGCCCTGGCCCTGGTCGGGATGCCGGTGAACCTCCTGTCCACGGACACGATCGGCCGGATCCTCGCGGGCGGAGCGAGCGTCTGCGCCGACGCCGGGATCCCCGTGGCGGGGGGCCATTCGATCGACAGCGTCGAGCCGATCTACGGCCTCGTCGCGCTCGGCCTCGTCCACCCCGACCGGGTGCGGACCAATCGGGGCGCACAGGCGGGCGATGTCCTGATCCTGACCAAGGGTCTGGGCGTGGGGGTGCTCAGCGCGGCGCTGAAACAGGAACGGCTGGACGACGCGGGCTATGCGACGATGATCGGCTCGACGACGCAGCTGAACGCGGTCGGGGCCGATCTGGCCGATGTCGACGCGGTGCATGCCATGACCGACGTCACGGGGTTCGGCCTGCTCGGCCATGCGCTGGAGATGGCGCGCGGGTCGGGACTGGCTGTCGACATCCAGGCCGATGCAGTGCCGCTGCTGGACGGGGTCGAGGGGCTGGCCCGTGACGGCGTTCGGACGGGGGCGTCCGGCCGCAACTGGAACAGCTACAGCGCGGGCGTGTCGCTGCCGCACGGCTTCGACGGCTGGCGGCGGGACCTGCTGACGGACCCCCAGACCTCGGGCGGCCTGCTGGTCGCCGTGGCCCCGGACGCGGCCGGTCGGGTCCTCGACCAGGTCCGGGCGGCGGGCTTCACCCGGGCGGCGATCGTCGGGCGGGTGGTCGAGGGCGCCGGGGTGCAGGTCGTTTGA
- the mnmH gene encoding tRNA 2-selenouridine(34) synthase MnmH: protein MIRRTTDLSAAACAGFDAIIDVRSPAEFAQDHIPGAINLPVLDDAERAEIGTIYVQSSKFLARRIGAAKVARNIAAHLDGPLKDRDGSFRPLVHCWRGGQRSGAMAAVMDQIGWPVTVLDGGYMTWRRGVQAALYGDGTGLDVVLLDGGTGSGKTALLARLADRGVQVVDLEGLAAHRGSLFGALKDRPQPSQKLFESRLFEALEGLDPDRPVVVEAESSRVGARTVPPALWAAMGRASVIELSAPVEARAAFSARVYADIAADADALETALTRLPPHHSKETVAAWKAMARERAFAPLAAALIADHYDPAYRRMSARRARPLLGRVEMVDVSDGELERAAGMVAATLSRRERA from the coding sequence TTGATCCGGCGCACGACCGATCTGTCGGCCGCCGCCTGCGCAGGCTTCGACGCCATCATCGACGTGCGCAGCCCGGCCGAGTTCGCGCAGGACCACATCCCCGGGGCCATCAACCTGCCGGTGCTGGACGACGCCGAACGGGCCGAGATCGGGACCATCTATGTCCAGTCATCCAAATTCCTGGCCCGGCGCATCGGCGCGGCGAAGGTGGCCCGCAACATCGCCGCCCATCTGGACGGGCCCCTGAAGGATCGCGACGGCAGCTTCCGCCCCTTGGTCCACTGCTGGCGCGGCGGGCAGCGGTCGGGAGCCATGGCGGCGGTGATGGACCAGATCGGCTGGCCGGTCACGGTGCTGGACGGCGGCTACATGACCTGGCGGCGCGGGGTCCAGGCGGCGCTGTACGGCGACGGGACGGGGCTGGACGTGGTCCTGCTGGATGGCGGGACCGGCTCCGGCAAGACGGCGCTCTTGGCCCGGCTGGCGGATCGCGGAGTCCAGGTCGTCGATCTGGAGGGCCTGGCCGCCCACCGCGGCTCCCTGTTCGGCGCGCTGAAGGACCGTCCCCAGCCGTCGCAGAAACTGTTCGAGAGCCGCCTGTTCGAGGCGCTGGAGGGGCTCGACCCGGACCGGCCCGTCGTGGTCGAGGCCGAGAGCAGCCGCGTCGGCGCGCGCACCGTCCCGCCCGCCCTGTGGGCCGCCATGGGCCGGGCGAGCGTGATCGAACTGTCGGCCCCGGTGGAGGCCCGCGCCGCCTTCTCCGCCCGGGTCTATGCCGACATCGCGGCGGATGCCGACGCTCTGGAGACCGCGCTTACCCGCCTGCCGCCGCACCATTCGAAGGAGACCGTCGCCGCCTGGAAAGCCATGGCCCGCGAGCGCGCGTTCGCGCCCCTCGCCGCCGCCCTGATCGCCGACCACTACGACCCCGCCTACCGCCGCATGTCGGCGCGGCGGGCCCGACCCCTGCTGGGGCGGGTGGAGATGGTGGATGTGTCGGATGGGGAGCTTGAGCGGGCGGCGGGGATGGTGGCCGCCACCCTCTCCCGGCGGGAGAGGGCTTGA
- a CDS encoding glycosyltransferase produces MPPRRIVLATAGSLGDLHPFIALGLALRARGFQAEIASSPEYADKVRAEGLVFHSVGPTLAELEARTGLDRVALTRAIGRSTVFLFEKLLLPHLEAAARETIRVAEGASAIVGSTFAAGAAMAAERLGVPFVPVALQPAIVFSAYDPPRLPTAPWLRPARAGLGLALNRLTIAAARATTARWTGRVDAIRAALDLPPEERNLLLDGLEGRDLSLGLYSPLLSPAQPDAPEGFAVVGPAHYDSEAGGPVALSPPLSAFLAAGPAPLVFTLGSAVVNDPGDFYAQSLVAARRLGRRAVLLVGPEGDASVADGPDAIALPYAPFSLLFPRAAAVVHQGGVGTTQQALRAGRPQLVVPYLGDQFDNAARVVRLGIGASLGRGGYRGRRVAAALERLLRDPTGVETAARLGGVAAQEDGAAVAAEKIVDLLSLSRRERA; encoded by the coding sequence ATGCCTCCTCGCCGCATCGTCCTCGCCACCGCCGGATCGCTCGGGGACCTGCACCCCTTCATCGCGCTGGGTCTGGCGCTGCGGGCCCGCGGATTTCAGGCCGAGATCGCCTCCTCGCCCGAGTATGCCGACAAGGTGCGGGCCGAGGGACTGGTGTTCCATTCCGTCGGGCCGACGCTGGCGGAGCTGGAAGCCCGGACCGGGCTGGACCGGGTGGCGCTGACCCGCGCGATCGGGCGGTCCACCGTCTTCCTGTTCGAAAAGCTGCTGCTGCCCCATCTCGAGGCCGCGGCGCGGGAGACGATCCGGGTGGCGGAGGGGGCGTCCGCCATCGTGGGGTCGACCTTCGCAGCCGGCGCGGCGATGGCGGCCGAGCGCCTGGGGGTGCCGTTCGTGCCGGTGGCGCTGCAGCCGGCGATCGTCTTCTCGGCCTATGACCCGCCCCGGCTGCCCACCGCACCCTGGCTGCGTCCGGCGCGCGCAGGGCTCGGCCTGGCCCTGAACCGGCTGACCATCGCGGCCGCCCGCGCGACCACCGCCCGCTGGACCGGCCGCGTCGATGCGATCCGCGCGGCCCTCGACCTCCCGCCCGAGGAGCGCAATCTGCTGCTGGACGGACTGGAGGGGCGTGACCTGTCGCTGGGCCTGTATTCGCCCCTGCTGAGCCCGGCCCAGCCAGATGCGCCCGAGGGCTTCGCCGTGGTCGGTCCGGCGCACTACGACAGCGAGGCGGGCGGACCGGTCGCCCTGTCCCCGCCCCTGTCCGCCTTCCTGGCCGCCGGCCCCGCGCCGCTTGTGTTCACCCTGGGCAGCGCGGTGGTCAACGATCCCGGCGACTTCTACGCGCAGAGCCTTGTGGCCGCGCGTCGGCTGGGTCGGCGCGCCGTGCTGCTGGTCGGGCCGGAGGGCGACGCCTCGGTGGCCGACGGCCCGGACGCGATCGCCCTGCCCTACGCCCCCTTCTCCCTGCTGTTTCCGCGCGCCGCCGCGGTCGTCCACCAGGGCGGGGTGGGCACCACTCAGCAGGCGCTGCGCGCCGGGCGGCCCCAGCTGGTCGTGCCCTATCTGGGCGACCAGTTCGACAACGCCGCGCGGGTGGTTCGTCTCGGGATCGGCGCGAGCCTGGGCCGGGGCGGCTATCGGGGCAGGCGGGTCGCGGCGGCGCTGGAGCGGCTGCTGAGGGATCCGACGGGGGTGGAGACGGCGGCGCGGCTGGGTGGGGTCGCGGCGCAGGAGGACGGGGCGGCGGTGGCGGCGGAGAAGATCGTCGATCTGCTCTCCCTCTCCCGGCGGGAGAGGGCTTGA
- a CDS encoding dicarboxylate/amino acid:cation symporter, with translation MTRSRTRAVLTSLSLWVLIALVGGVAAGAAAQAYGIPGGTGTIAVVDALGQLWLNALRMTIIPLVFSLLVTGIASIADAAASGRLALKAVLVFAALLIFATVYAVAASLGLYALWPIDPVGAQALIAGAPPEAAREVAGNVTGGGFEAFLTGLAPSNPIKAAADDAILAIVVFAIAFGFATTKLPERLRQPVAVFFEAVAQTMIVIVQWVLAVAPLGVFALAMGVGLRAGLGAAGVLGHYIALVVLSLIGLILLTYVIAVVFGRISLSRFASAVAPAQVVAFSTQSSLACLPVMVERATTRLGVSAPTAGLVLPLAVAVFRITSTVANLAVAIYCAKLFGVDLSPQVLLAGSVAALAISVGTVGLPGQVSFFASIGPICLAMGIPLQVLPLLLAVEVVPDIFRTVGNVTADLAAARIVEGRDATADPDAASGI, from the coding sequence ATGACCCGATCCCGTACCCGTGCCGTCCTGACCTCCCTCAGCCTGTGGGTGCTGATCGCCCTGGTGGGGGGCGTGGCCGCGGGCGCGGCGGCGCAGGCATACGGCATCCCAGGCGGGACGGGGACCATCGCGGTCGTCGATGCCCTGGGACAGCTGTGGCTCAATGCGCTGCGGATGACGATCATCCCCCTGGTGTTCAGCCTGCTGGTCACCGGCATCGCCTCCATCGCCGATGCGGCCGCGTCGGGGCGGCTGGCGCTGAAGGCGGTGCTGGTGTTCGCGGCCCTGCTCATCTTCGCCACGGTGTACGCCGTCGCCGCCTCCTTGGGGCTGTACGCCCTCTGGCCGATCGACCCTGTCGGGGCCCAGGCCCTGATCGCCGGGGCCCCGCCCGAGGCGGCGCGAGAGGTCGCCGGCAACGTCACCGGCGGCGGGTTCGAGGCCTTCCTGACGGGCCTCGCCCCGTCCAATCCGATCAAGGCCGCGGCCGACGACGCCATCCTGGCCATCGTGGTCTTCGCGATCGCGTTTGGGTTCGCCACCACCAAGCTGCCCGAACGCCTGCGCCAGCCCGTCGCCGTCTTCTTCGAGGCCGTGGCCCAGACCATGATCGTCATCGTCCAGTGGGTGCTGGCCGTCGCTCCCCTCGGAGTCTTCGCCCTGGCCATGGGCGTAGGCCTGCGGGCAGGGCTCGGCGCGGCGGGCGTGCTCGGCCACTACATCGCCCTGGTGGTGCTCAGCCTGATCGGGCTGATCCTGCTGACCTATGTCATCGCCGTGGTCTTCGGCCGGATCAGCCTGTCGCGGTTCGCCTCGGCCGTCGCCCCGGCCCAGGTCGTGGCCTTCTCGACCCAGTCGTCCCTCGCCTGTCTGCCCGTCATGGTGGAGCGGGCGACGACGCGGCTGGGGGTCTCGGCCCCGACCGCGGGTCTGGTCCTGCCGCTGGCGGTCGCGGTCTTCCGCATCACCTCGACCGTCGCCAACCTGGCCGTCGCCATTTATTGCGCGAAGCTGTTCGGCGTCGACCTGTCGCCCCAGGTCCTCCTGGCCGGCAGCGTCGCCGCCCTGGCCATCAGCGTCGGCACCGTCGGCCTGCCGGGCCAGGTCAGCTTCTTCGCCTCCATCGGCCCCATCTGCCTGGCCATGGGCATCCCCTTGCAGGTCCTGCCCCTGCTGCTGGCGGTCGAGGTCGTGCCCGACATCTTCCGCACCGTCGGCAACGTCACCGCCGACCTGGCGGCGGCGCGGATCGTGGAGGGCCGCGACGCAACCGCGGACCCCGACGCGGCCTCGGGCATCTGA
- a CDS encoding DUF6065 family protein, protein MRKRLKGSAPARRPDAPLRAAETELICHVRDGWTPRIAPASPRRDWMNATPDSFAYRCLPLAVANTHGWDVLSPCGFKARWHGGDHVGAVEIVLDDGVDPAKAPTSLFGSGTLTFHVDGIFRTSEGWNLWVGGPPNAMKDGIAPISGVIETDWSPYTFTMNWRFTRPDVWIRFEENEPFCFFFPTPRGVLERLKPELRPMEDDPELLASFDAWRQARLDFQDWVKRTQPKTPADQWQKLYYRGLHPDGTPGPADHESKLRLSPFRQTGSRRVCPAGRGEGEKG, encoded by the coding sequence ATGCGGAAACGGCTGAAGGGATCGGCCCCGGCGCGCCGCCCCGATGCGCCCCTGCGGGCGGCCGAGACCGAGCTGATCTGCCATGTGCGCGACGGCTGGACCCCGCGCATCGCGCCCGCCTCGCCGCGCCGCGACTGGATGAACGCCACGCCTGACAGCTTCGCCTATCGCTGCCTGCCCCTGGCCGTCGCCAACACACACGGCTGGGACGTGTTGAGTCCCTGCGGGTTCAAGGCGCGCTGGCATGGCGGCGACCACGTCGGCGCGGTCGAGATCGTGCTGGATGACGGCGTCGACCCGGCCAAGGCACCGACCTCCCTGTTCGGCAGTGGCACGCTGACGTTTCACGTCGACGGTATCTTCCGCACGTCCGAGGGCTGGAACCTGTGGGTCGGCGGCCCGCCCAACGCCATGAAGGACGGCATCGCCCCGATAAGCGGCGTGATCGAGACCGACTGGTCGCCCTACACCTTCACCATGAACTGGCGCTTCACCCGGCCCGACGTCTGGATCCGGTTCGAGGAGAACGAGCCCTTCTGCTTCTTCTTCCCCACCCCGCGCGGCGTGCTGGAGCGGCTCAAGCCCGAACTGCGCCCGATGGAGGACGACCCGGAGCTGCTGGCCTCCTTCGACGCCTGGCGACAGGCGCGGCTGGACTTCCAGGACTGGGTCAAGCGGACCCAGCCAAAGACTCCTGCCGACCAGTGGCAGAAGCTCTACTACCGGGGCCTGCATCCCGACGGCACGCCCGGCCCCGCCGACCACGAGTCCAAACTGCGCCTCTCCCCCTTCCGCCAGACCGGCTCGCGCCGCGTCTGTCCCGCGGGACGGGGGGAGGGAGAGAAGGGGTAG